A genomic window from Candidatus Kouleothrix ribensis includes:
- a CDS encoding PAS domain-containing protein: MASCISLVLAWFAWRRRRASGAPIFIVMMLAVAEWTLGYAFELGSTSLNAAVFWAKLEYIGIVVGALSALLLALVYTGREHWITRRRMALLAIIPALTLIFVATNDLHGLIWRTTRLVPVGTAQMLEVGYGAWFAVHALFSYAIMFFGMALMLQAFLRARRPYRGQAAVLALSGTVPMLGNVLYLAKLTPFPTLDLTPFGFTLAGLLWAWGIFHFRLLDIVPVARDAVIENMADGVIVIDAQLRLVDINPAARLLLGHPAAALVGQPVGAILGDWASLLEPGRPSAPATEVELGSTPRRYYDMRTSPIYDRQHRPTGQLVVLRDVTERKRLELELYQAKEAAEAASRAKSTFLANMSHELRTPLTAILGYSELLHMQIQNPRNGDISGDISRIQAAGTHLLALISDILDLSKIEAGKLELLLETFEVPAMIGRVAATVRPLIERNANTLEIRCPEEIGCMHADVTRVQQILFNLLSNAAKFTDHGQITLTARRIVDDQDSEWFVFDVVDTGIGMTADQVQNLFKEFIQADPSTSRKYGGTGLGLALSGRFCRMMQGSISVVSRVGQGSTFTVQLPSVVDGSPELRATSTSDTATAWHANLA, from the coding sequence ATGGCATCATGTATATCGCTGGTGCTGGCCTGGTTTGCCTGGCGACGCCGGCGCGCTTCGGGTGCGCCGATCTTCATCGTGATGATGCTGGCGGTGGCCGAGTGGACGCTCGGCTATGCGTTCGAGCTTGGCAGCACCAGCCTGAATGCGGCCGTGTTCTGGGCCAAGCTCGAGTACATCGGCATCGTAGTGGGGGCGCTGAGCGCGCTGCTGCTGGCGCTGGTGTACACCGGCCGCGAGCACTGGATCACCCGGCGGCGCATGGCCCTGCTGGCGATCATCCCGGCGCTGACGCTGATATTCGTGGCCACCAACGATCTGCATGGGTTGATCTGGCGTACGACGCGGCTGGTGCCGGTTGGCACCGCGCAGATGCTCGAGGTTGGCTACGGCGCCTGGTTTGCCGTCCACGCACTGTTCTCATATGCCATAATGTTCTTCGGCATGGCGCTCATGCTCCAGGCGTTCCTGCGCGCGCGGCGGCCCTACCGTGGCCAGGCGGCGGTGCTGGCGCTTAGCGGCACTGTGCCAATGCTGGGCAATGTGCTCTACCTGGCCAAGCTCACACCATTTCCAACCCTCGATCTCACACCGTTCGGGTTTACGCTGGCTGGGCTGCTATGGGCCTGGGGCATCTTCCACTTCCGGCTGCTCGATATCGTGCCGGTGGCGCGCGACGCCGTGATCGAGAACATGGCCGATGGCGTGATCGTGATCGACGCGCAGCTGCGCCTGGTCGATATTAACCCGGCCGCCCGGCTGCTACTCGGCCACCCGGCCGCCGCGCTGGTCGGCCAGCCGGTCGGCGCCATCCTGGGCGATTGGGCCAGCCTGCTCGAGCCAGGCCGCCCGAGCGCGCCGGCAACCGAAGTGGAGCTCGGCAGCACGCCGCGCCGCTACTACGATATGCGCACCTCGCCGATCTACGATCGGCAGCACCGCCCGACCGGGCAGCTGGTGGTTCTGCGCGATGTGACCGAGCGCAAGCGCCTGGAGCTAGAGCTATACCAGGCCAAAGAGGCGGCCGAGGCCGCCAGCCGGGCCAAGAGCACCTTCCTGGCGAACATGAGCCACGAGCTGCGCACGCCGCTCACGGCCATCCTGGGCTATAGCGAGCTGCTCCACATGCAGATCCAGAACCCTCGGAACGGCGACATCAGCGGCGATATCTCGCGCATCCAGGCCGCCGGTACGCACCTGCTTGCGCTGATCAGCGATATCCTCGATCTGTCGAAGATCGAAGCCGGTAAGCTCGAGCTGCTGCTCGAGACCTTCGAGGTGCCGGCGATGATCGGCCGGGTGGCGGCGACTGTGCGCCCGCTGATCGAGCGCAACGCCAACACGCTCGAGATCCGCTGCCCCGAGGAGATCGGCTGCATGCACGCCGATGTAACACGCGTCCAGCAGATCCTGTTCAACCTGCTCAGCAATGCCGCCAAGTTCACCGACCACGGCCAGATCACGCTCACGGCCCGGCGGATCGTCGACGACCAGGATAGCGAGTGGTTCGTATTCGATGTCGTTGATACCGGTATCGGCATGACCGCCGATCAGGTGCAGAACCTATTCAAAGAGTTCATCCAGGCCGACCCCTCGACCTCGCGTAAGTATGGCGGCACCGGCCTGGGCCTGGCGTTGAGCGGTCGCTTCTGCCGAATGATGCAGGGCAGCATCAGCGTCGTCAGCCGGGTGGGCCAGGGTTCCACATTCACCGTCCAGCTGCCCTCGGTGGTCGACGGCTCGCCCGAGCTGCGGGCCACGAGCACCAGCGACACGGCCACAGCCTGGCATGCCAACCTGGCCTGA
- a CDS encoding FAD-dependent oxidoreductase, producing the protein MAQQLGTEARPLRVAIVGAGPAGFYAAEALLKQPELVLTIDFFNRFPTPFGLVREGVAPDHQSIKSVTRIYDKIAADARVRYFGNVTFGVDLTHEDLRRLYDQIIYAVGAQTDRHMNIPGEDLIGSYPATAFVGWYNGHPDYREHEFDLNHERVIVVGNGNVAMDVTRILMTNPDELAKTDMADYAIEALRASKVREVVMLGRRGPAQAAFTNAELKEFGELADVQVALDPADLDLDHDSIAALAEDKIAARNVDLLQAYVARHDWAGAKTIRMRFLSSPVEIIGAAGHVAAVKIERNRLVSDGKGALRAQGTGVFETLDCGMVLRSVGYRGVPLKGVPFDEVSYKIMNVAGRVTHASSGETIHGEYVVGWAKRGPSGVIGTNKPDAVSTVAAMIADLPGLTGVADDQRDPGAIVALLEARKPNYVTYAGWKLLDAYELAQGTAQGRPRVKVTRVADMLAIIQGGHADLDH; encoded by the coding sequence GTGGCTCAACAGCTAGGAACTGAAGCGCGGCCATTGCGGGTCGCGATCGTCGGCGCCGGGCCGGCCGGCTTCTATGCCGCCGAGGCGCTGCTGAAGCAACCAGAGCTTGTGCTCACAATCGATTTCTTCAACCGCTTCCCCACGCCGTTCGGACTGGTGCGCGAGGGCGTCGCGCCCGACCACCAGTCGATCAAGTCGGTCACGCGGATCTACGACAAGATCGCCGCCGATGCGCGCGTGCGCTATTTCGGCAATGTGACCTTCGGCGTCGACCTGACCCACGAGGATCTCAGGCGGCTCTACGACCAGATCATCTATGCTGTGGGTGCGCAGACCGACCGGCACATGAATATTCCCGGCGAGGATCTGATCGGCAGCTACCCGGCTACGGCGTTCGTCGGCTGGTATAACGGCCACCCCGACTACCGCGAGCACGAGTTTGACCTGAACCACGAGCGCGTGATCGTGGTGGGGAATGGCAATGTGGCCATGGACGTGACGCGCATTTTGATGACCAACCCCGACGAGCTGGCCAAGACCGATATGGCCGACTACGCGATCGAGGCGCTGCGCGCCAGCAAGGTGCGCGAGGTGGTGATGCTCGGGCGCCGCGGGCCGGCCCAGGCCGCCTTCACGAACGCCGAGCTGAAGGAGTTCGGCGAGCTGGCCGACGTGCAGGTGGCGCTCGACCCGGCCGATCTAGATCTCGACCACGATAGCATTGCCGCGCTGGCCGAAGACAAGATCGCCGCCAGGAATGTCGATCTGCTCCAGGCCTATGTCGCACGGCACGACTGGGCCGGCGCGAAGACGATCCGCATGCGCTTCCTAAGTTCGCCGGTCGAGATCATCGGCGCCGCCGGGCATGTGGCCGCAGTAAAGATCGAGCGTAACCGGCTCGTCTCCGATGGCAAGGGCGCACTGCGCGCCCAGGGCACCGGCGTGTTCGAGACGCTCGACTGCGGCATGGTGCTGCGCTCGGTCGGCTATCGTGGTGTGCCGCTGAAGGGCGTGCCGTTCGACGAGGTTTCGTACAAGATAATGAATGTGGCCGGGCGGGTGACCCACGCCAGCAGCGGTGAGACAATCCACGGCGAGTATGTGGTGGGCTGGGCCAAGCGCGGTCCTTCGGGCGTGATCGGCACCAACAAGCCCGACGCGGTCTCGACAGTGGCGGCCATGATCGCCGACCTGCCCGGCCTGACGGGCGTGGCCGACGACCAGCGCGACCCTGGCGCGATCGTGGCGCTGCTCGAGGCGCGCAAACCTAACTATGTCACCTACGCCGGCTGGAAGCTGCTCGACGCGTACGAGCTGGCCCAGGGCACGGCGCAGGGCCGGCCGCGCGTCAAGGTGACGCGGGTGGCCGATATGCTGGCGATCATTCAGGGCGGGCATGCGGATTTAGATCATTAA
- the ruvB gene encoding Holliday junction branch migration DNA helicase RuvB, whose amino-acid sequence MSDDDRIVNPNPGEDDQQVEKSLRPKRLAEFIGQEKIVDQLKIAIAAAKGRKEPLDHTLFYGPPGLGKTSLAGVLANEMGVNIKLTSGPAIERAGDLAAVLTNVQKDDVLFIDEIHRLNRAVEEVLYPAMEDFALDIMVGKGPSARNLRLNLAKFTVIGATTRVALLTSPLRDRFGSTHRMEFYSPDALYDIVIRSARILGVEAMPEGAREIARRARGTPRIVNRLLRRVRDYAQVIGGGVISLEIARAALVQLEIDDLGLDENDRRLLRAIIELFGGGPVGLSTLAAALSEEVDAIEDVYEPFLLQLGFLQRTPRGRIATRRAYEHLGIAYIERLPPEAGPEQGRLW is encoded by the coding sequence ATGAGCGACGACGATCGCATTGTTAACCCGAACCCCGGCGAAGACGACCAGCAGGTCGAAAAGAGCTTGCGCCCCAAACGGCTGGCCGAGTTCATCGGCCAGGAGAAGATCGTCGATCAGCTGAAGATTGCGATTGCCGCCGCCAAAGGCCGCAAAGAGCCGCTCGACCATACGCTGTTCTATGGGCCGCCCGGCCTGGGCAAAACCAGCCTGGCCGGCGTGCTGGCCAACGAGATGGGCGTGAACATCAAGCTCACCTCCGGCCCGGCGATTGAGCGCGCCGGCGACCTGGCCGCCGTGCTGACCAACGTGCAGAAGGACGATGTGCTGTTCATCGACGAGATCCACCGCCTGAATCGCGCGGTCGAAGAAGTGCTCTACCCAGCCATGGAGGACTTTGCGCTCGACATTATGGTTGGCAAGGGGCCAAGCGCGCGCAACCTGCGGCTGAACCTGGCCAAGTTCACGGTGATCGGCGCCACCACGCGCGTCGCACTGCTCACGTCGCCGCTGCGCGACCGCTTTGGCTCGACCCACCGCATGGAGTTCTACTCGCCCGACGCGCTCTACGACATCGTCATTCGCTCGGCACGCATCCTGGGGGTCGAGGCTATGCCCGAGGGCGCGCGCGAGATCGCCCGGCGCGCGCGCGGCACGCCACGCATTGTCAACCGGCTGCTGCGGCGCGTGCGCGACTATGCCCAGGTGATCGGCGGTGGCGTGATCTCGCTCGAGATCGCGCGGGCCGCGCTGGTGCAGCTCGAAATCGACGATCTCGGGCTCGACGAAAACGATCGGCGGCTGCTGCGCGCGATCATCGAGCTGTTTGGCGGCGGGCCGGTCGGGCTCTCAACCCTCGCGGCCGCGCTATCCGAAGAGGTCGACGCGATTGAGGATGTGTACGAGCCGTTCCTACTCCAGCTGGGCTTCCTCCAGCGCACCCCGCGCGGGCGCATTGCTACCCGGCGGGCCTACGAGCACCTGGGCATCGCCTATATCGAGCGGCTGCCGCCCGAGGCCGGCCCCGAGCAGGGCCGGCTGTGGTAG
- a CDS encoding SDR family NAD(P)-dependent oxidoreductase produces MRTLDGKVAIVTGGTGALGGAVVGALLGAGAAVVAPHRRAGELEQLRTQLGLAADAPLSGMMLDLTDEAAVAQAFADAATRQGGVDILVNIAGGFGGGKPVHATPWSVWQQQLDQNLKTTVLACAAAVPHMLARGGAIINVGTRTATQPGANLAAYAASKRAVVQLTEALAAELRDQNITANVILPSTIDTPANRQRDATAGGGRWVSPAAIAEVIVFLAGPGAQIISGASIPVYGRA; encoded by the coding sequence ATGCGTACACTCGACGGCAAAGTCGCGATCGTCACCGGCGGCACCGGCGCACTGGGCGGTGCAGTCGTTGGCGCATTGCTTGGCGCGGGCGCTGCGGTGGTGGCGCCGCACCGGCGCGCGGGCGAACTCGAGCAGCTGCGCACGCAGCTTGGCCTGGCCGCCGACGCGCCGCTGAGCGGCATGATGCTCGACCTGACCGATGAAGCGGCGGTGGCCCAGGCCTTCGCCGATGCAGCCACCCGCCAGGGCGGGGTCGACATCCTGGTGAATATCGCCGGTGGCTTTGGCGGCGGCAAGCCCGTACACGCGACGCCCTGGTCGGTGTGGCAGCAGCAGCTCGACCAGAACCTCAAGACGACTGTGCTGGCATGTGCGGCCGCCGTGCCGCACATGCTTGCGCGCGGCGGCGCGATCATCAATGTCGGCACACGCACCGCCACCCAGCCCGGTGCCAACCTGGCCGCCTACGCCGCCTCCAAGCGCGCAGTGGTGCAGCTCACCGAGGCGCTGGCAGCCGAGCTGCGCGATCAGAACATCACGGCCAACGTCATCCTGCCCAGCACGATCGACACCCCCGCCAATCGCCAGCGCGACGCGACTGCCGGCGGCGGTCGTTGGGTCAGCCCAGCGGCAATCGCCGAGGTGATCGTGTTCCTGGCCGGCCCCGGCGCGCAGATCATCAGCGGTGCCAGCATCCCGGTGTATGGCCGCGCCTAG
- a CDS encoding class II aldolase/adducin family protein, giving the protein MHQETWSPLLEPSLDAHERLSFTTAGDTTNQFVRWYAQRLQATLQRLGHTHRSGGEPAGEPANDPADAELAPVRLVLNLCDIDRPRPVHRRGQGTFVATIVEGADNEREIMKAAYPVLVRSLSNMVVLNTRVDGVLESHFITIEQGHYVIRNDGDEDEFFEQIYARIQPLACSHLVINNDFVPDLPEQLWAGDQPTSEISWAGKQLDRMGLLPAAFPIHDILSERDLRHVKRLYGIGGLSYGNLSARALHDPATFWMSASGVDKSKLETIGRDILLVTGYEPDRLLMRLSVPPHVEPRRVSVDAIEHFMIYREHPRVGAIVHVHAWWRDPIASTQVNYPCGTYELASEVAELVRQAPDPARAVIGLKNHGLTITGHSIKEIFERIAGMIVPQVPMS; this is encoded by the coding sequence ATGCACCAAGAAACCTGGTCACCGCTACTAGAACCCTCGCTCGATGCACACGAGCGCCTGAGCTTTACCACTGCCGGCGATACGACCAATCAGTTTGTGCGCTGGTATGCACAGCGCCTTCAGGCGACGCTGCAGCGCCTGGGCCATACGCATCGCAGCGGCGGCGAGCCAGCGGGTGAGCCGGCCAACGACCCGGCCGATGCCGAGCTAGCCCCCGTGCGGCTGGTGCTGAATCTGTGCGATATCGACCGGCCGCGCCCGGTACACCGCCGTGGGCAGGGCACCTTCGTGGCCACAATCGTCGAGGGCGCCGACAACGAGCGCGAGATCATGAAGGCAGCCTACCCCGTGCTGGTGCGCTCGCTCTCGAATATGGTGGTGCTGAACACGCGCGTCGATGGTGTGCTCGAGAGCCACTTCATTACGATCGAACAGGGCCACTATGTCATCCGTAACGATGGCGATGAAGACGAATTCTTCGAGCAGATCTACGCGCGCATCCAGCCGCTGGCATGCAGCCACCTGGTGATCAATAACGATTTTGTGCCCGATCTGCCCGAGCAGCTGTGGGCCGGCGATCAGCCGACCAGCGAGATCAGCTGGGCCGGCAAGCAGCTCGACCGCATGGGCCTGCTGCCGGCAGCCTTCCCGATCCACGATATTCTCTCCGAGCGCGATCTGCGCCATGTCAAGCGCCTGTATGGCATCGGCGGCTTGAGCTACGGCAACCTGAGCGCGCGTGCGCTGCACGACCCGGCGACTTTCTGGATGTCGGCTTCGGGCGTCGATAAGAGCAAGCTCGAGACGATCGGCCGCGATATTCTGCTGGTGACCGGCTACGAGCCAGATCGGCTGCTGATGCGCCTGAGCGTGCCGCCGCATGTCGAGCCGCGCCGCGTCTCGGTCGATGCAATCGAGCACTTCATGATCTATCGCGAGCACCCGCGCGTCGGCGCGATCGTCCATGTCCATGCCTGGTGGCGCGACCCGATCGCCTCTACCCAGGTGAACTACCCCTGCGGCACCTACGAGCTGGCCAGCGAGGTGGCCGAGCTGGTGCGCCAGGCGCCCGACCCCGCGCGCGCGGTGATTGGGCTTAAAAATCACGGCCTGACGATCACCGGCCACTCGATCAAGGAAATCTTCGAGCGCATCGCGGGCATGATCGTGCCGCAGGTGCCGATGTCGTAG